A window from Telopea speciosissima isolate NSW1024214 ecotype Mountain lineage chromosome 8, Tspe_v1, whole genome shotgun sequence encodes these proteins:
- the LOC122671814 gene encoding aspartyl protease family protein At5g10770-like, with protein MTANRQLQTHVVSLSSLMPTDVCSTPAKGSEVLSRLLQVTHKYGPCSPLKEGKSKIPNLRQILINDQTRVKSINSKIYNQQSSAADSTVKLPANSGDSLGTGNFVVKIGFGTPEQNFILEFDTGSDLTWIQCEPCAVQCYSQQDPYFNSSASSTYSNIPCGSDACSQLNSAGYALQVCTTNCLYQVTYGDGSYSQGDYVTDTLTLSSSDVFPNFEFGCGQNNQGLFGTTDGLLGLGRNEISMVSQTAQTYGKLFSYCLPSSTSSTGFLAFGSQAGSSSSNAQYTPLLTDSNYPSFYFLNMTGISVGGQDLAIAESVFTTSGTIIDSGTVITRLAPAAYSALRSAFRQAMSQYPITSSYSEFDTCYDLSGYTTVTVPTIVLHFGGGTDLNIDKSGILVQASSTQYCLAFIGNSADTDLQILGNMQQHTFEVVYDVAGGNLGFGASACT; from the exons ATGACGGCAAATCGTCAACTCCAGACTCACGTCGTTTCACTTAGCTCCTTGATGCCAACCGATGTTTGCTCTACTCCAGCCAAAG GTTCCGAAGTCCTAAGCAGGCTATTgcaagtaactcacaaatatgGACCTTGCTCACCATTGAAGGAAGGGAAATCAAAAATCCCTAATCTTCGCCAGATTCTCATCAACGACCAAACCCGAGTCAAGTCCATCAATTCCAAAATCTACAACCAACAGTCATCGGCAGCAGATTCTACAGTAAAACTTCCTGCCAACTCTGGCGATTCCCTAGGGACTGGAAATTTCGTTGTGAAGATTGGATTTGGAACACCTGAGCAAAATTTCATACTAGAATTCGATACAGGTAGTGATCTTACTTGGATCCAATGTGAACCATGCGCCGTCCAATGTTATTCGCAACAAGATCCCTACTTCAACTCTTCTGCTTCCTCCACCTATTCCAACATCCCATGTGGCTCCGATGCATGCTCGCAACTGAATTCAGCAGGCTACGCATTGCAAGTCTGCACCACCAATTGCCTCTACCAGGTCACATATGGTGACGGATCCTACTCTCAAGGGGACTATGTAACCGATACACTAACACTATCTTCCTCTGATGTCTTCCCCAATTTTGAATTCGGGTGTGGTCAAAACAACCAAGGCCTATTTGGTACTACAGATGGATTACTTGGCCTCGGCCGCAATGAGATCTCAATGGTATCACAGACTGCTCAAACGTATGGAAAGCTTTTCTCCTATTGTCTTCCATCATCAACCAGCTCCACTGGTTTTCTTGCATTCGGTAGCCAAGCCGGTTCCTCCTCTTCTAATGCTCAATATACTCCACTACTAACAGATTCGAACTACCCGTCGTTCTATTTCCTAAATATGACTGGTATAAGTGTTGGAGGGCAGGATTTAGCTATCGCAGAATCAGTTTTCACAACTTCAGGAACCATTATAGACTCTGGAACTGTCATCACTCGGTTGGCACCAGCAGCCTATTCAGCTCTTAGGTCGGCATTTCGTCAAGCAATGTCCCAGTACCCCATTACGTCATCGTATTCAGAATTTGACACATGCTATGACTTGTCTGGATACACTACAGTAACAGTACCAACCATAGTATTGCATTTTGGTGGAGGTACTGACTTGAATATTGATAAGTCTGGGATTCTAGTTCAAGCAAGCTCAACTCAATATTGCTTGGCTTTTATTGGAAACAGCGCTGATACCGATTTGCAGATCCTTGGAAATATGCAACAGCATACATTTGAGGTGGTTTATGATGTGGCAGGAGGAAATCTGGGATTTGGTGCTAGTGCTTGTACCTAA